The proteins below are encoded in one region of Roseateles sp. XES5:
- a CDS encoding helix-turn-helix domain-containing protein, protein MRTRIVNGVEVTTSSGNVFADLGLPDAEKLKMKSGLMIEITKAVRRLDLTQEEAGRRMGLPQPKVSALLRGDFTNLSERKLMECLNRLGYDIEITVKPAADAVGHMTLAVA, encoded by the coding sequence ATGCGAACCCGCATCGTTAATGGGGTCGAGGTCACGACGAGTTCCGGCAATGTCTTTGCCGATCTCGGCCTACCCGATGCCGAAAAGCTGAAAATGAAATCCGGCCTGATGATCGAGATCACCAAGGCGGTGCGTCGGCTCGACCTTACACAAGAGGAAGCCGGGCGGCGCATGGGACTTCCGCAGCCGAAAGTGTCGGCGCTCCTACGTGGCGACTTCACAAACCTGTCGGAACGGAAGCTGATGGAATGTCTGAACCGGCTTGGTTACGACATCGAAATTACAGTGAAGCCGGCCGCCGATGCTGTCGGACATATGACGCTCGCGGTAGCTTGA
- a CDS encoding Tn3 family transposase → MARRALLSEAWWQQATIIPDNEREIAKHYTLDRSDLDLIMRRNKAANRLGLACVLATLRYPGRPLADGEVLPAGVLRFLARQIGVDHHEIERYFERPQTRREHLALLFDRMQMRPFVPSDVRALTGWLTPAAQTLRQADVLADMVVEELRRRRILLPARPALEAIIHVAIRRGIRIAHRALAGGISEGQKLDLDKLLDPREGTSVTILAWARTPALSPAAVNLDRIAERIRFLRSLNLPTTLMDRIPAKVFDEFAAEGTRMSAQHLRDLNTERRHAVLAATVLHLSRHLTDCAIDMFKKLMGILTRRANNQAAARVTRSVREVQTPLKDVSKVCHAIIKAREKGEDMAKALDLVIQWPAFTTSVQAVDTLIAPDVIDGKIEMLQRYPTIRKLAPQFLSTLVFRGHAVAATLLRALSVVAGLYRTGKRTIPDKAPISFAPKGWMPLILKDGKIDRRAYELCLFSELKRRLDAGDVWVEGAKRFQSFESFLIPTPTFELMREEGPLPIAVDTDVETYLRQQRQLLNDGLADLSRLAAAGELDDVELTGAGFSVTPHKAMFPDIAKSLKLKVESRLPAIRITDLLLEVDARTEFSNAFTHLRSGRTADNKLALLTAILADGINLGLTRMADVSPGITMRQLAWAHDWHIREEGYTAAHAILVNAQRQLPLASLWGDGTTSSSDGQYFPAGGHAEAIGDLNGRYGPNPGAKFYRFTSDQYGAFYIIAMNANASEAIYVLDGLLYHGSDLAIETHYVDTGGVSDMSFALCHLVGFQIVPRLRGLKDRKLYLFPGDAPPENLAPLVGEHINVERIKANWNDILRLVTTIRSGQVRPSTVLAKLSAFPRQNGLALALRDLGRINRSIFLPQWWQNPEMRRNATVGLNKSESQNTLARALFFNRLGELRDRTFESQFYRASGLNLLINAIVYWNTLYLEPAFAELNRDGIPTPLDIIKHITPLGWQHISLTGDYIWTPTDGVDLRPLRRETSILAA, encoded by the coding sequence ATGGCGCGAAGAGCATTACTGAGCGAGGCATGGTGGCAACAGGCGACGATCATCCCGGATAACGAAAGGGAGATCGCCAAACATTATACGCTGGATCGATCGGATCTCGACCTGATCATGCGACGGAACAAGGCCGCGAACAGACTGGGCCTCGCCTGTGTTCTGGCCACGCTACGATACCCTGGCCGACCGCTTGCGGATGGCGAGGTCCTGCCGGCTGGCGTCTTACGATTTCTGGCGCGGCAGATCGGCGTCGATCACCATGAGATCGAACGTTATTTCGAGCGCCCACAGACGCGGCGCGAGCATCTGGCCCTGCTTTTCGACAGAATGCAGATGCGTCCGTTTGTGCCTTCGGACGTGCGGGCACTCACAGGCTGGCTGACACCTGCCGCACAAACCCTGCGCCAGGCCGATGTATTGGCGGATATGGTCGTGGAAGAACTGCGACGCAGGAGAATTCTCTTGCCAGCGCGGCCAGCGCTCGAAGCCATCATTCATGTGGCGATCAGGCGCGGCATTCGTATTGCTCATCGGGCCTTGGCCGGCGGGATCTCAGAAGGCCAAAAGCTCGATCTGGACAAGCTTCTCGATCCGCGTGAGGGGACAAGCGTGACCATTCTTGCCTGGGCGAGAACGCCGGCATTGTCGCCAGCCGCCGTCAACCTCGACAGAATTGCCGAGCGCATTCGCTTTCTCCGGTCTCTGAACCTGCCGACGACGTTGATGGATCGAATTCCGGCCAAGGTCTTTGACGAATTTGCTGCAGAGGGGACGCGAATGAGCGCGCAGCATCTGCGCGACCTTAACACCGAACGCCGACATGCTGTCCTGGCTGCAACAGTGCTCCACCTTTCCCGCCATCTCACCGATTGCGCGATCGACATGTTCAAGAAACTCATGGGCATCCTGACGCGGCGAGCCAATAACCAGGCGGCTGCTCGCGTCACCCGATCCGTTCGGGAAGTGCAGACGCCGTTGAAGGACGTTTCAAAAGTCTGCCATGCGATCATCAAGGCTAGAGAGAAGGGTGAGGACATGGCCAAAGCGCTTGATCTGGTCATCCAATGGCCAGCTTTTACAACCAGTGTCCAGGCGGTCGATACGCTGATCGCGCCGGATGTTATCGACGGTAAAATCGAAATGCTCCAGCGCTATCCGACGATCAGGAAACTGGCGCCACAGTTTCTCTCCACTCTCGTGTTCCGCGGTCACGCAGTGGCGGCGACCCTCTTGCGGGCGCTATCCGTGGTCGCGGGTCTATATCGTACGGGCAAAAGGACCATACCCGACAAGGCACCGATCTCCTTTGCGCCGAAGGGCTGGATGCCTCTCATACTCAAAGATGGAAAGATTGATCGCAGGGCTTATGAGCTTTGCCTGTTCAGCGAATTGAAGCGCCGGCTCGATGCGGGCGATGTCTGGGTGGAAGGAGCCAAACGCTTCCAGTCTTTCGAAAGCTTTCTCATTCCCACGCCGACATTCGAGCTGATGCGTGAGGAAGGACCGCTTCCAATCGCCGTTGATACCGATGTCGAGACGTATCTTCGCCAACAGCGCCAGCTGCTGAACGATGGACTGGCTGACCTCTCGCGTCTGGCCGCAGCCGGCGAGCTCGACGATGTAGAACTGACCGGGGCGGGGTTTAGCGTCACGCCGCACAAGGCTATGTTTCCGGACATCGCCAAGTCGCTGAAGCTAAAGGTGGAAAGCCGTCTGCCTGCGATCCGCATCACTGACCTTTTGCTCGAGGTTGACGCCCGAACGGAATTTTCGAACGCCTTTACCCATTTGCGCAGCGGTCGGACGGCCGACAACAAGCTTGCGCTCCTCACCGCCATCCTGGCGGACGGCATCAATCTCGGTCTCACGAGAATGGCGGACGTTTCCCCCGGCATTACGATGCGCCAACTCGCCTGGGCGCACGACTGGCATATTCGCGAGGAAGGTTACACGGCCGCGCACGCCATTCTCGTCAACGCCCAGAGGCAATTGCCTCTGGCAAGCTTGTGGGGCGATGGAACAACGTCATCCTCCGATGGCCAGTATTTTCCGGCGGGCGGACACGCCGAGGCGATCGGCGACCTCAACGGCCGCTATGGTCCCAACCCCGGCGCCAAATTCTACCGGTTCACCTCTGACCAGTACGGCGCTTTCTACATCATCGCCATGAATGCCAATGCGAGCGAAGCCATCTATGTCCTCGATGGACTGCTCTATCATGGCAGCGATCTCGCCATCGAAACCCACTATGTCGATACCGGCGGGGTAAGCGATATGAGCTTCGCCCTTTGTCATCTCGTTGGTTTCCAGATTGTGCCTCGGCTGCGCGGTCTCAAGGATCGCAAGCTCTATCTCTTCCCGGGCGACGCGCCTCCCGAAAACCTGGCGCCGCTCGTTGGCGAGCACATCAACGTCGAGCGGATCAAGGCAAACTGGAACGACATCCTGCGGCTGGTCACGACGATCCGTTCCGGGCAGGTTCGGCCTTCGACGGTGTTGGCAAAGCTGTCCGCATTCCCACGCCAGAACGGACTGGCGTTGGCGCTACGCGATCTCGGTCGCATCAATCGGTCCATCTTTCTGCCCCAGTGGTGGCAGAACCCCGAAATGCGCAGGAACGCGACGGTCGGCCTCAACAAGAGCGAATCCCAGAACACCTTGGCCCGCGCACTGTTCTTCAATCGCCTCGGAGAATTGCGCGACCGGACTTTCGAGAGCCAGTTCTACCGAGCATCTGGACTGAACCTGCTAATCAACGCCATCGTCTACTGGAACACACTCTATCTCGAACCGGCGTTCGCCGAGCTCAACCGAGATGGCATTCCCACGCCGCTTGACATCATCAAACACATTACCCCACTCGGCTGGCAGCACATCAGTCTCACCGGCGATTACATCTGGACCCCAACAGACGGCGTTGATCTCAGGCCATTGCGGCGCGAAACATCTATCCTCGCAGCGTGA
- a CDS encoding type II toxin-antitoxin system RelE/ParE family toxin: MNYDERPLEWIGSSYKDLMQLPAGVRRFFGFALNAAQHGEQHTAAKVLKGFGGAGVLELVENDAGGTYRAVYTVRFEEAVFVLHCFQKKSKSGIATPKADMDVIRARLKVAEIVAKEMRHANPHR; this comes from the coding sequence ATGAATTACGACGAACGGCCGCTAGAGTGGATAGGTAGTAGCTACAAAGACCTGATGCAGCTTCCTGCCGGTGTGCGGAGGTTCTTCGGTTTTGCGTTGAATGCCGCACAGCACGGCGAGCAGCATACCGCCGCGAAAGTCCTCAAGGGGTTCGGCGGCGCTGGCGTCCTCGAACTGGTCGAGAACGACGCCGGAGGCACATATCGGGCCGTGTACACGGTCAGATTCGAGGAAGCTGTTTTCGTGCTGCATTGCTTTCAGAAGAAGAGCAAAAGCGGCATCGCCACACCGAAAGCGGACATGGACGTTATCCGCGCCCGGTTGAAGGTGGCGGAGATAGTGGCAAAGGAGATGAGACATGCGAACCCGCATCGTTAA
- a CDS encoding recombinase family protein: MTSIGYARVSTGEQDTALQLDALRKAGCERLFEDKASGVKTDRPGLAEAIRYVRDGDTLTVWKLDRLGRSMKHLIEIVTELEAKGVGFRSITENIDTTTSGGRLVFHLFGALAQFERDLIRERTRAGLQAAEERGRRGGRQVVVTPDKLAKARQHLAAGLNVREAAARVKIGKTALYEALKAEKATTSTVKPT; this comes from the coding sequence ATGACCTCTATCGGCTATGCAAGGGTCTCCACCGGCGAGCAGGACACCGCCCTGCAACTCGACGCTTTGCGCAAAGCAGGTTGTGAAAGGCTGTTCGAGGATAAGGCATCCGGCGTGAAGACTGACCGCCCCGGATTGGCTGAGGCGATCCGCTACGTTCGCGACGGCGACACGCTCACAGTCTGGAAGCTCGACCGCCTCGGCCGGTCGATGAAGCACCTCATCGAGATCGTCACCGAACTGGAGGCCAAAGGCGTCGGCTTCCGATCCATCACCGAAAACATCGACACCACGACATCCGGCGGTCGCCTGGTATTCCACCTGTTCGGCGCGCTGGCACAGTTCGAGCGCGATCTGATCCGGGAACGAACACGTGCCGGTCTGCAAGCCGCAGAGGAACGCGGCCGACGCGGTGGCCGACAAGTCGTCGTAACCCCGGACAAACTTGCCAAAGCCCGCCAGCATCTGGCGGCCGGTTTGAACGTCCGGGAAGCCGCGGCCCGCGTGAAAATCGGGAAAACCGCCCTCTACGAAGCTCTCAAGGCCGAAAAAGCAACGACATCCACGGTTAAACCAACCTGA
- a CDS encoding AAA family ATPase yields MITVAFCTQKGGTGKTTIATALAVAAHLAGKKAALLDLDPQTNAVNWFDRREGDGPDVASIQPGAIRRSLDAYRGLGMDWVFIDTPGKMDSASTEAAKHADIVLVPSQAQIFSIETLEPLKRLLDIAGSPLTFVVLNLVHPNAGGRAVDDAAAIAASFNVKVAPIHMSRRKTYEDAPALGQTPQELEPQGRAAQEVAALFTFLSEQASMITGKHERMKT; encoded by the coding sequence ATGATTACAGTGGCGTTCTGCACACAGAAGGGCGGGACCGGCAAGACGACGATCGCGACGGCGCTTGCGGTTGCGGCTCACCTGGCTGGAAAGAAAGCGGCCCTGCTCGATCTCGATCCACAGACAAACGCCGTCAACTGGTTCGACCGGCGCGAGGGCGACGGCCCGGACGTTGCCTCGATCCAGCCCGGCGCTATTCGGCGCTCGCTGGACGCCTATCGCGGCCTTGGCATGGATTGGGTGTTCATCGACACGCCCGGCAAGATGGACAGCGCCTCAACCGAAGCGGCCAAGCACGCCGATATAGTGCTGGTTCCGTCGCAGGCGCAGATATTTTCGATCGAAACTTTGGAGCCGTTAAAGCGGCTGCTGGATATAGCCGGCAGTCCGCTCACGTTCGTTGTGCTCAATCTGGTGCATCCGAACGCCGGGGGCAGGGCAGTTGATGATGCCGCTGCTATTGCCGCGAGCTTTAACGTGAAGGTCGCCCCCATTCATATGTCGCGGCGGAAAACCTATGAGGACGCCCCGGCCTTGGGGCAGACGCCGCAAGAACTGGAACCGCAGGGCCGTGCGGCCCAGGAAGTCGCCGCCCTGTTCACGTTCCTTTCAGAGCAGGCAAGCATGATTACAGGAAAGCATGAAAGGATGAAAACATGA
- a CDS encoding SprT-like domain-containing protein codes for MSPANPTAKTYAALNQAFDFFNVSLFGGELPACLVTLQRKNKAYGYFAGGRFGSKDGAEITDEIALNPSHFKSRTDEQSLSTLAHEMAHLWQHHFGKPSRAGYHNKEWAAKMHEIGLHPSDTGQPGGKETGQSCSHYIVEGGRYARVFAELAAQPDFTALYVELWDDADARKARKSKSASKTRYTCSSCELNAWAKPGVRLVCGECDEPMAAAEEAE; via the coding sequence ATGTCCCCCGCCAATCCGACCGCAAAAACCTACGCTGCACTGAATCAGGCGTTCGACTTTTTCAACGTTAGCCTGTTCGGCGGCGAGCTGCCGGCCTGCCTCGTGACGTTGCAGCGCAAGAACAAAGCCTACGGCTATTTCGCGGGTGGCCGGTTCGGATCGAAGGACGGTGCGGAGATCACCGACGAAATCGCGCTGAATCCGTCGCATTTCAAAAGCCGCACCGACGAGCAGAGCCTTTCCACCCTCGCCCATGAGATGGCGCACCTTTGGCAACACCATTTCGGCAAGCCGTCGCGCGCCGGCTACCACAACAAGGAATGGGCGGCGAAAATGCACGAGATCGGCTTGCACCCTTCGGATACCGGCCAGCCAGGCGGGAAGGAAACCGGGCAGTCATGCAGCCACTACATTGTCGAAGGCGGACGCTATGCCCGCGTCTTTGCTGAGCTGGCAGCGCAGCCCGACTTTACCGCCCTCTATGTCGAGCTTTGGGACGACGCCGATGCCCGGAAGGCGCGCAAGTCGAAGTCGGCCAGCAAGACCCGTTACACCTGCTCGTCATGCGAGTTGAACGCCTGGGCGAAGCCGGGTGTCCGCCTGGTTTGTGGCGAGTGCGATGAGCCAATGGCGGCGGCCGAGGAAGCGGAGTAG